CTACATGGCGCAGCTCGCCTCGATCTCGATGGACCCATGGTTCTCCACCATGAACGACCTCGACTCCGCCGACCAGGTCGCCATCGACCTCGACCCGCAACCGGGCGCCACCTTCTCGCAGATTCTCGACGTGGCGCGGTGGGTGCAGGAAGAACTGGATCGCGTCAAGGTCCCCGGCTTCCCGAAAACGTCCGGCTCCGAAGGGCTGCACATCTTCATCCCGCTGCCGAAAGGCACGCCCTATACCGCCGGCATGATCTTCTGCCAGATCATCGCGACCCTGGTGGCGACCAAGCATCCGAAGGTGGCCACCGTCGAGCGGGCGGTGCGGCGGCGGAAAGAGAAGACCATCTACGTGGACTACCTGCAGAACATCCGGGGCAAGACCCTGGCGTGCGCTTACAGCGCGCGCGCCAGCGCGTTTGCCGGCGTGTCCACGCCGCTGACCTGGACGGAAGTGCACGACTCGCCGGCGCCACAGGACTTCACCATCGACACCATCAACGTGCGGATCGCGAAGGCCGGCGACCTGTGGGCGAAGCTGCGGTCGCACAAGGGCGCGGACCTGCTGGGCGCCATCGACAAGCTCAGGAAATGAGCACCACCGGCATCGTCCTCTGCGGTGGGCGCTCCACGCGCATGGGCCGCGACAAGGCCGCGCTGCCGTTCGGCGACGAGACCCTGCTGGCGCGCGTGGTCCGCCTGGTGGCGACGGCCGTGGACCACGTGATCGTGGTCGGCCACACCACCCAGGCGCTGCCCGCCGCTGTCCGCGTGGAACGCGACGAGGCCGAAGGGCTCGGGCCGCTGGCCGGCCTCGCACGCGGCCTGCGGATCAGCACCACGGACCTCAACTTCGTCACCGCTTGCGACATGCCGCTGCTCCGGCCCGCGGTGATCCGGCGGCTCTTCGACGTGATTGGTGACGCCGACGCCTGCGTGCCGGTGGATGCGACACACGCGATGGTGCTGTGCGGCGTCTATCGGCGCTCGTTGCTGCCGGCCGCCGACGCGCTCATCGCTTCCGGGCAGTTGCGCCTGCGGGCGCTGGCGGATGGCGCACAAACGAAACGGGTCGACACCGCGGCGTTCCGCGACATCGACCCGCATCTCGACAGCTTCTTCAGTTGCGATACGCCCGAGGCGTATCAGCAGGCGTTGGTCCGCCTAAAGGCGGACGCCACATCCGCCTAGAACGTGAACCTCAACTCGCCAATGATTTGGCGCTTCAGGATGTCGCCGAACACGTGCGACTGGATGTCCTCGTTGGTGAGGTTGATCCCCTTGATGGTGGCGGTGACCTTGTCGCGCGCGAACTTGACGCCGAACGCGCCGTTCACCTGCGTGTAGGCCTCGGTCGGTCCGGTGAAGCGGGCGTCGAGCACGTCCTGCCACACCGCGTCATCGACGTAGCTGACCGAGAGGTTGCCGAGGAAGTGCCCCTGGCTGAAGTTCAGGCCGGCGTTGAACCGGTTCTTCGGCGGCAGGTTCACTTCCGACTTCGGGAAGTCCGGGTCGGGCTCCGCCTGGTAGGAATAGTTGGCGAACAGGTTGAGCGCCTCGTTGACGGCGCCGTCGATGCCCAGCTCGAAGCCCTTGTTCTTGACGGTGCCGAGATTGCGGTAGCTGAACTCCGACGGCAGGCCGCCGGTGTCGCAACGGGACGCGGTGCAGGCGGGCGGCAGCACCTCGAGCACCACCGCGGGCAGCGGCCACCGCGGGGGCGGCGCCGCGGCGCGATAGCGGCCGGTCTGGGTGAAGAAGATCTCGTCGCGGTTGGTCGTGAAGTACACCGACGCCGACAACGTGGCGCGGTTCCGGATGACGCCGGTGTAGCCGACCTCGAACGATTCGGTGGACTCTTCCTTGAGCGACTCGTTGCCGATGGCCTGGACCGGGAAGTTGTAGATCACGCCGTTCAACAGCGGGTTGATCGCGCCCAGGTTCAGCTGGTTGACGATGGCCGTCTCCAGGTAATTGTTGATCAGCGACGGCGACCGGAACGCCTTGTTGAACGACAGGCGCACGGCGTGGTCGGCGGCGGGCTTGAGAATCAGCGCGGCGCGGGGCGAGAACACCGGGTTCTCGATATTGTCGTACTTGTCCACCCGGGCGCCGATGCTGACGCGCACCTTGTTGTTGAAGAAGATCTCGTCCTGCACGTAGCTGCCCATCTCGGTGCGGTTGTCACCGCGCGGGGCAATCGACAGGTCGAAGCTGTTGAAGCGAACGTTGCCGCCGTAGCTCAGCACGTGGCGGCCGCCGAAGGTGTTGATGTTGCCGACCTCGAAGTCGTAGGTCTTGGTGTCGAACTTGAAGAGAATCGGCTTGCCGTCCACGCCGATGGCGAGCAGCCCCGAGGCGTCGCCGTTCAGCATGTTGGTGAAGAAGTTGAACTTGAAGGCGTTGCGCGCGTAGCGCATGGTGCCGTAGGTCACGCCGACGCCGGTCATGTCGAACGGCCCGATGCCGGTGTGGATGATGCCGTCGGTGCCCGAGTAGCCGCCCGCGAACGCCAGCTTGTACTTGCCTTCCGGCGCGTCGTAATCGACGCGGGTGTCGAACTTCGGCTGCGTCGTGCCCTGGTTGGCGAAGGCCGGGTACTGGGTGCCGGTGCCGTTCGGGATGGCGCCGGTCGGCCGCGGGAACGCGTCGGAGGTGTAGCCGCCCGCGGAGATCTTGTAGGCCCAGCGATCGTTCACCGCCCGGGCGTGCGTGCCGTTGATGCCGAACAGCGAGCCGGCGCCGAGCTTCTCGCCCTTGGCGGTATCGCGGTCGAAGGTGCCGAACGTGATGGTGGCGCTGTTGCCGTCCAACTCGCGCGGCGTCTTCGAGATGAAGTTGATCACGCCGTTCATGGCGTTGGCGCCCCACACCGCTGACGCCGGTCCGCGGATCACTTCGATCTGCTTCAGCTCGTTCGGGTTCACCGGCAGCAGGTCCCAGGCCACGAAGCCGAAGAAGTCGAGGTAGAGGCTGCGGCCGTCGAGCAGCGCCAGCGTCGAGGTGGCCAGCGTCGAGGTGGCGCCGCGCATCGTGATGTTGAAGTCGCGCGCGGAGGTCTGCGACAGGTTGACACCGGGCACCGATCGGAACAGCTCGGCGTAGTTGGTCGCCGGCGTCGAGGCGATCACATCCGCCGACACCACCGACACCGTGGCCGGCGCGTTGACGAGTTGCTGCTCGACCTTCGACGCGGTCACGACAACCTGCTCTTCATAGACGGGCTTCTCTTCCGGCTTCGGGGGTTGCTGTGGCGCCGGAGTGGGAGCCGGCGTGGGTGCCTGGGCGAATACAGCGGTTGAACTGGCCAGGGCCAGGGTCAAAACAACCGCCAATCGGCGAGCCGTCATGGAGCCTCCCTAATCAAGGGGACGATATGTCCCCGTGTCGACGCTTTCGAACAATCGAGCACTGCCATGATACCGCCCCGCCGGACCGGGCGGTCTGCTCGAAGCGTGCGAAAGGGCACACGCCACGCCGCCGCGCCACCTACCGGCTAAAAACTCACCTTGAGGGCGAGTTGCACCTGCAGCGGCGACGCCGCCTGCGTGAATTGGCCGAACGTCTGGAGCGGCGTGCCTGGATACGCCCCGGTGCCGAAGATGTTGTTGATCTCCGTGTAGTTCGTCCGGTTGAGCAGATTGAACACCTCGAAGATCCCATCCACGCTCGCTCTGCCCGCCAGGCGAAAGCGCCGGCTCACGCGCAGATCCACGGTGGCCTGATTCGGCATGGTCCCGCGGTTCCGTCCGACGCTGGAGGCGGCGTCGGCCGGCGCCGTCCGGGCGCGATCGGGCGGGAACGCGCCGCCGTTGCCGTCGCCGTTGAGATCGGCGCCCGCCAGGATGTTGTACGGCCGTCCCGACGCCACGGTCACGATCGACGACAGCTGCACGTCGCCCGGCGCGACGACGAGGCCGCTCAGGACGAAACGGTGCCGTTGGTCCTGCGTCGAGGGCCCGCGCTCCAGGTCCGGGTTGAACCCGACGGGCACGCCGAGCAGGTCCTCCCGGTTTCGGCCCCGGCCGTTGTTCTCGGGCACGAACGCGCTCTGGTAATCGGTCGAGTTGTCCTCGGCCGTCGACAGCGTGTAGCTGGCCAGGAACTGATGGCGACGGCTGAACCGCTTGCTGGCCGACACGGTCAGCGCGCGGTACCAGGTCTCGCCAAACGACGTGTATTGCAGAATCGAGGCCGAGGTGCCAGGGACGCCGTTGACGTCCTCGGGACGACGGCCGGCGCCGAGCGCGGGAACGATGGGGTTGTAGTCGATGGTCCCGACCTGCTCGAGGCCGCGCGCGTAGACGAAGTTCGCCGAGAGGGCGAGCTGGCCCGCCAGCTCGCGATCGATCCCGACCGAGCCGTGATGCGCGTAGGGTGTCTTGAGTCCCGGATCGATGGAGATTTCCAGGCTTGGATACGTGCCCACGGCCGCTTCCGGGAGTCGCCGGCCCGGTGCGTTCCAGGCCCCAATCGGCAGCGGGTTGGGCAGTTGCGCGACCAGCGTGCGGACGTTGGTATCGCCGTTGACCAGGTTGGTGATCCCGGCCAGCGCCGTCATGTGATTGTCGAAGAAGATCCCATAGGCGCCGTGCACCGACGTCTTCCTGTCGCCGATCGGATCCCAGGCGAACGACAGGCGCGGCGCCACGTTGTTG
This sequence is a window from Vicinamibacterales bacterium. Protein-coding genes within it:
- a CDS encoding molybdenum cofactor guanylyltransferase — encoded protein: MSTTGIVLCGGRSTRMGRDKAALPFGDETLLARVVRLVATAVDHVIVVGHTTQALPAAVRVERDEAEGLGPLAGLARGLRISTTDLNFVTACDMPLLRPAVIRRLFDVIGDADACVPVDATHAMVLCGVYRRSLLPAADALIASGQLRLRALADGAQTKRVDTAAFRDIDPHLDSFFSCDTPEAYQQALVRLKADATSA
- a CDS encoding TonB-dependent receptor is translated as MTARRLAVVLTLALASSTAVFAQAPTPAPTPAPQQPPKPEEKPVYEEQVVVTASKVEQQLVNAPATVSVVSADVIASTPATNYAELFRSVPGVNLSQTSARDFNITMRGATSTLATSTLALLDGRSLYLDFFGFVAWDLLPVNPNELKQIEVIRGPASAVWGANAMNGVINFISKTPRELDGNSATITFGTFDRDTAKGEKLGAGSLFGINGTHARAVNDRWAYKISAGGYTSDAFPRPTGAIPNGTGTQYPAFANQGTTQPKFDTRVDYDAPEGKYKLAFAGGYSGTDGIIHTGIGPFDMTGVGVTYGTMRYARNAFKFNFFTNMLNGDASGLLAIGVDGKPILFKFDTKTYDFEVGNINTFGGRHVLSYGGNVRFNSFDLSIAPRGDNRTEMGSYVQDEIFFNNKVRVSIGARVDKYDNIENPVFSPRAALILKPAADHAVRLSFNKAFRSPSLINNYLETAIVNQLNLGAINPLLNGVIYNFPVQAIGNESLKEESTESFEVGYTGVIRNRATLSASVYFTTNRDEIFFTQTGRYRAAAPPPRWPLPAVVLEVLPPACTASRCDTGGLPSEFSYRNLGTVKNKGFELGIDGAVNEALNLFANYSYQAEPDPDFPKSEVNLPPKNRFNAGLNFSQGHFLGNLSVSYVDDAVWQDVLDARFTGPTEAYTQVNGAFGVKFARDKVTATIKGINLTNEDIQSHVFGDILKRQIIGELRFTF